The Methanolacinia petrolearia DSM 11571 genome has a segment encoding these proteins:
- a CDS encoding transcriptional regulator, producing MTCDEVVRNYLPQLRAELVCRLVEEKGISQAKVAKWMGISRAAVSQYMSRKRGSGEIYISMDLDDIIESWADGVITGEGSVTICDICRCVQKVNQITRKPK from the coding sequence ATGACCTGTGACGAGGTGGTTAGAAATTATCTTCCGCAACTCCGTGCAGAACTTGTCTGCCGCCTCGTCGAAGAAAAAGGCATATCCCAGGCAAAGGTGGCAAAATGGATGGGCATATCCAGGGCAGCAGTGTCCCAGTACATGAGCAGAAAGCGCGGGTCCGGAGAGATCTATATTAGTATGGACTTAGATGACATTATCGAGTCGTGGGCTGACGGAGTGATAACAGGCGAAGGTTCAGTTACAATTTGTGATATATGCCGGTGCGTCCAGAAAGTTAACCAGATTACCAGAAAGCCGAAATAG
- the dapA gene encoding 4-hydroxy-tetrahydrodipicolinate synthase: MFEGVYPALITPFRDNLNRDLDLDGLSSNIEFLISEGVHGIVPCGSTGESATLTFEEHEKVTSRAIDTANGRVPVLAGTGSNNTVEAVRFTKAAKNQGADGVLVLSPYYNKPNRSGLVKHYNTLADLDIPVVIYNVPGRTGQNLPADLIIELAENPNIVGIKEASGDLSQMSRIIEGTIDMDFDVISGDDMLTLPLLAIGGTGVISVAANVEPGRMVSMYEKFMAGDLEAARKIHFEMGPLFRGMFIETNPIPVKKAVGLRGMAAGPLRLPLDDLEEEKVNSLKEVLSIYD, from the coding sequence ATGTTTGAGGGTGTTTATCCGGCACTAATTACTCCTTTTAGGGATAACCTGAATCGGGATCTTGATCTGGACGGGTTATCTTCCAATATTGAATTCCTGATTTCAGAGGGAGTTCATGGAATTGTTCCGTGTGGCTCCACCGGCGAATCGGCAACGCTTACTTTTGAGGAGCACGAGAAAGTAACCTCGAGGGCTATTGATACGGCAAACGGCAGGGTGCCTGTGCTTGCCGGAACCGGCTCCAACAACACCGTGGAAGCGGTAAGGTTTACCAAAGCTGCAAAGAACCAGGGGGCTGACGGCGTCCTGGTACTTAGCCCGTATTACAATAAGCCCAACAGGTCCGGGCTTGTCAAGCATTACAACACGCTTGCCGATCTGGATATCCCTGTTGTCATCTATAATGTGCCCGGAAGAACGGGACAGAATCTTCCTGCCGATCTTATAATCGAGCTGGCGGAGAACCCGAACATCGTAGGGATCAAAGAGGCATCCGGCGATCTCTCGCAGATGTCCCGGATCATCGAGGGAACCATCGACATGGACTTTGATGTGATCTCCGGTGACGACATGCTGACTCTGCCCCTTCTTGCAATAGGCGGGACAGGGGTTATAAGCGTGGCCGCGAATGTCGAACCAGGGCGTATGGTTTCCATGTATGAAAAATTCATGGCAGGAGACCTTGAGGCTGCCAGAAAGATACATTTCGAGATGGGCCCTCTCTTCAGGGGGATGTTCATAGAAACGAACCCGATACCTGTCAAGAAGGCCGTCGGACTCCGGGGAATGGCGGCAGGCCCCTTAAGGCTCCCGCTTGACGACCTTGAGGAAGAGAAGGTTAATTCATTGAAGGAGGTTCTGAGCATTTATGATTAA
- a CDS encoding RlmE family RNA methyltransferase gives MGSQWGKDKYYNKSRSEGYRSRAAYKLLDIQKRFGIIRDDDNIVDLGAAPGSWMQVLRDMTSGAIVGVDLNPIAPIENTIQITGDFTTEKIQEKIISHIHEVNVVVCDASPKLSGSKSYDQARAIGLNHEAFEFARRVLKPGGNFVIKSFQGEMFSELLNDIRESFYSVKVYRTTASRRGSTETYIIAKNFRGYHGAPD, from the coding sequence ATGGGATCTCAGTGGGGAAAGGACAAATATTACAATAAATCCAGATCCGAAGGCTATCGTTCAAGGGCTGCGTATAAGCTTCTCGATATCCAGAAGCGGTTCGGCATAATCAGGGATGACGACAATATCGTCGATCTGGGTGCTGCGCCTGGAAGCTGGATGCAGGTGCTGCGCGATATGACCTCAGGAGCTATTGTAGGCGTCGATCTGAATCCAATCGCCCCAATAGAGAATACAATACAGATAACGGGAGATTTCACAACTGAAAAAATACAGGAAAAGATCATTTCGCATATTCACGAGGTGAATGTAGTGGTATGCGACGCATCTCCCAAACTTTCCGGAAGCAAATCATACGATCAGGCAAGAGCAATAGGACTCAATCATGAAGCATTCGAGTTCGCCCGCAGGGTCCTTAAGCCCGGCGGGAACTTTGTCATCAAATCCTTCCAGGGGGAGATGTTTTCGGAACTGCTGAACGATATCAGGGAGTCTTTCTACTCCGTGAAGGTCTACAGGACGACAGCGTCACGCAGGGGGAGCACGGAGACATATATCATCGCAAAAAATTTTAGAGGATACCATGGAGCACCTGATTGA
- a CDS encoding DNA polymerase sliding clamp yields the protein MLKAAINTGIFKELIDVMAAMVTECRMHVSSEGFKMRAVDTANVAMVSLELSSNAFTSYNATENEIGVDINKMKNIVAMMERDEILSLELPEGGHKMEMSFSGYKYSIALLDVNTVRKDPNPPSISLPGKVVISGTALNNSIKAAALVSDKIAFGINPDKGVFYMEADGDMDHIYYELAKEDLVSFIPAEARSLFSLDYLKDLGRVMGKSDQVEIHIGVDHPVKFVFSIADGKGHVEYLLAPRIEAD from the coding sequence ATGTTAAAAGCAGCAATTAACACAGGTATCTTTAAGGAATTAATAGATGTAATGGCCGCAATGGTTACTGAATGCCGCATGCACGTCAGCTCTGAAGGCTTCAAGATGCGTGCCGTAGACACGGCCAACGTTGCAATGGTATCTCTCGAACTCTCGTCCAATGCATTTACTTCTTACAATGCCACTGAGAACGAGATCGGGGTCGACATCAATAAGATGAAGAATATCGTTGCGATGATGGAAAGAGACGAGATCCTTTCTCTTGAACTTCCTGAAGGAGGCCACAAGATGGAGATGTCTTTTTCGGGTTATAAATATTCCATTGCGCTTCTGGATGTGAATACGGTACGCAAGGATCCCAACCCTCCGTCGATAAGTCTTCCGGGAAAGGTCGTAATATCGGGTACGGCGCTTAACAATTCGATCAAAGCGGCCGCACTTGTCTCGGACAAGATCGCCTTCGGCATCAATCCCGACAAGGGAGTCTTCTATATGGAGGCAGATGGGGATATGGACCACATCTATTATGAGCTTGCAAAAGAGGACCTTGTCTCGTTTATCCCGGCGGAGGCAAGATCTCTGTTCTCACTGGATTACCTGAAAGACCTTGGAAGGGTTATGGGCAAATCCGATCAGGTAGAGATTCATATAGGTGTGGATCACCCTGTAAAATTCGTATTCAGCATCGCAGACGGAAAAGGGCATGTAGAATATCTTCTTGCGCCGCGTATTGAAGCTGACTGA
- the npdG gene encoding NADPH-dependent F420 reductase, which yields MKIGIIGGTGDIGEGLAHRLSQNHEIYIGSRDKDKACETSECMIKALSEKGISAHCQGVTNQDAVDMGDIVVISVNYRHLESTIKSLTGFEDKIVVTPVNPIGKTDHFYYDPPEEGSAALAIKKMLPESAKIVGAFNNISAQKWKKLDEVLDYSVAVCGDDLASKKIVMGLVEEVSELTAYDAGPLESSSIIESITPLILNIAKYNNMKDVGIKFY from the coding sequence ATGAAGATTGGCATTATCGGAGGTACGGGCGACATTGGTGAGGGTCTTGCGCATCGCCTTTCGCAGAATCATGAGATCTACATCGGCTCACGCGACAAGGACAAGGCGTGCGAGACAAGCGAATGCATGATCAAAGCCCTTTCGGAAAAGGGTATAAGCGCCCACTGCCAGGGAGTAACCAACCAGGATGCTGTCGACATGGGCGATATCGTTGTCATATCCGTCAATTACAGGCACCTTGAATCAACGATAAAATCCCTGACAGGATTTGAAGATAAGATAGTAGTCACTCCGGTTAACCCGATTGGAAAAACAGATCATTTCTACTATGACCCACCGGAGGAAGGCTCGGCGGCACTTGCAATTAAAAAAATGCTTCCTGAGAGTGCAAAGATCGTAGGAGCGTTCAACAATATATCTGCACAAAAATGGAAGAAACTCGATGAAGTTCTGGATTATTCAGTCGCAGTATGCGGCGATGATCTTGCATCAAAGAAGATCGTTATGGGCCTTGTAGAAGAAGTATCGGAACTTACCGCATATGATGCAGGCCCTCTTGAGTCTTCTTCTATCATCGAGAGCATCACCCCACTGATACTTAATATCGCGAAATACAACAATATGAAAGACGTAGGAATTAAATTCTACTAA
- a CDS encoding 30S ribosomal protein S17e has product MAIKPTYIKATSLELLEKHGDKFTGSFDENKLAVSEVAIISSKRVRNRIAGAVTRKVNRRKNI; this is encoded by the coding sequence ATGGCAATTAAACCGACATACATCAAAGCGACAAGTCTTGAACTTCTTGAGAAGCACGGAGATAAATTTACTGGAAGTTTCGACGAGAACAAACTGGCAGTATCCGAAGTTGCAATCATAAGCTCAAAGCGTGTCCGCAACAGAATTGCAGGCGCAGTGACGAGAAAAGTTAATAGAAGAAAAAACATATAA
- the asd gene encoding aspartate-semialdehyde dehydrogenase: MINVGVLGATGAVGQRFVQLLSDHPWFNLQTLTASERSAGKSYCDAVNWRLDEPFPESAGEIIVKDTTVDCVKDLDLVFSALPADLAGGLETAIADAGVGVFSNASSHRMDVDVPLVVPEVNPDHLGLIDVQRDRGRDGFIVTNPNCSTIVMVMALNPIRNRSFSDVRVATMQAISGAGFQGVSAMEIYDNVVPYIGSEEKKMETEPLKIMGRLDGSVIQNAGFSVSASCHRVPVIDGHTLAIWADVKEEPDLIKDDFRNYRAPFSGLPTQPTKSIHFFDKEQDRPQPRLDRRRGDGMTVSVGRVREGLRFIAMGHNTIRGAAGASVMNAELAVSKKVL, translated from the coding sequence ATGATCAATGTAGGAGTACTTGGTGCGACCGGGGCTGTAGGTCAGAGGTTTGTTCAGCTTCTTTCCGATCATCCGTGGTTTAACCTGCAGACACTAACCGCCTCTGAAAGAAGTGCGGGCAAGAGTTACTGTGATGCCGTTAACTGGCGGCTTGATGAACCGTTCCCGGAAAGTGCGGGAGAAATAATTGTTAAAGATACTACTGTAGACTGTGTAAAAGATCTCGACCTGGTCTTTTCCGCGCTTCCCGCCGACCTTGCCGGAGGACTGGAGACCGCCATTGCAGATGCGGGCGTTGGCGTTTTCAGCAATGCATCCTCCCACAGGATGGATGTGGATGTTCCTCTTGTAGTACCCGAAGTAAATCCCGATCATCTCGGCCTGATCGACGTCCAGCGTGACAGGGGCCGTGACGGTTTCATCGTTACGAACCCTAACTGTTCGACAATTGTCATGGTAATGGCACTGAACCCTATCAGGAACCGCAGTTTCAGCGATGTCCGCGTCGCAACGATGCAGGCAATTTCAGGAGCAGGCTTTCAGGGAGTCTCGGCGATGGAGATCTATGACAATGTCGTTCCGTACATCGGTTCAGAGGAAAAAAAGATGGAAACGGAGCCCCTGAAGATCATGGGGCGCCTGGATGGATCTGTCATACAAAATGCCGGATTTTCCGTCAGCGCCAGCTGCCACAGGGTTCCTGTAATAGATGGCCACACGCTGGCTATATGGGCGGATGTTAAAGAGGAGCCTGATCTGATAAAGGACGATTTCAGAAATTACAGGGCGCCGTTTTCCGGTCTTCCTACACAGCCGACCAAATCGATCCATTTCTTTGATAAAGAGCAGGATCGCCCCCAGCCCAGGCTCGATCGCCGTCGCGGCGATGGCATGACCGTCTCGGTAGGACGTGTGCGCGAGGGATTAAGATTTATAGCAATGGGCCATAATACCATACGTGGAGCAGCCGGAGCTTCGGTAATGAATGCGGAACTGGCCGTCAGCAAAAAAGTTCTCTGA
- the dapB gene encoding 4-hydroxy-tetrahydrodipicolinate reductase encodes MIKVAICGALGRMGQTIGKMVDESDDLELVGGVDVKAGSTFGVEVFPSTEIEKFLEEKKPDVIVDFTIASAAVGNIRAASKHKVALVVGTTGFTPEQRSEINSMIEGNVPAVISSNFSVGVNIFWKLVREAAKRLGDYDIEVIEAHHHFKKDAPSGTANTIIDIIKQEVGDREEMYGRKGMVGERGNEIGVHVIRGGDIVGDHSVLFAGNNEVIELSHRASDRAVFAHGVLRSIRWVYGKSPAVYSMNDVLNL; translated from the coding sequence ATGATTAAAGTTGCAATATGCGGCGCCCTCGGAAGGATGGGGCAGACTATAGGAAAGATGGTGGATGAATCTGACGACCTGGAGCTTGTAGGCGGAGTGGATGTAAAAGCGGGCAGTACTTTTGGTGTTGAAGTTTTTCCGTCCACAGAGATTGAAAAGTTCCTTGAGGAGAAGAAACCTGATGTAATAGTGGACTTCACGATCGCCTCCGCTGCGGTTGGAAATATCCGTGCCGCCTCGAAGCACAAAGTGGCGCTTGTAGTTGGGACCACGGGCTTTACCCCCGAACAGCGCAGCGAGATCAATTCAATGATCGAAGGAAATGTGCCTGCCGTGATATCCAGCAATTTCAGTGTCGGGGTCAATATCTTCTGGAAACTTGTGCGGGAGGCTGCTAAGAGGCTTGGCGATTACGATATCGAAGTCATCGAGGCTCATCACCATTTCAAAAAGGACGCACCCAGCGGAACCGCGAACACGATAATCGATATCATCAAACAGGAAGTCGGCGACAGGGAGGAAATGTACGGCCGGAAGGGCATGGTCGGAGAGAGAGGCAACGAGATCGGAGTTCATGTCATCCGCGGAGGCGATATCGTAGGTGACCATTCCGTTCTTTTCGCAGGCAACAATGAAGTGATCGAACTCTCCCACAGGGCCTCTGATCGCGCAGTGTTTGCGCACGGCGTATTACGATCAATAAGATGGGTCTATGGAAAGAGTCCTGCCGTTTATTCGATGAACGACGTGCTTAATCTTTGA
- the moaA gene encoding GTP 3',8-cyclase MoaA, with protein MEHLIDRYNRPVTNLRISLTPKCNLKCSYCHREGEKKSGGEISKEDLREIFSVAELFNINSVKLTGGEPLLRKDICEIISMIPESMQSSLTTNGTLLADCAHELKQAGLSRVNVSIDSLNRERYKEISGVDSLDKVLAGIDAALKEGLTPVKLNVVMLNGINDSEIEDFIEFAKTKENLILQFIELMDFSSGECKGFDINKLEEDLKARSKTIITRRMHHRKKYCLEGAEIEIVKPMHNNEFCSHCNRLRITSDGFLKPCLLRNDNHIDIRGKRGREMEDLFRAAVDAREPFFK; from the coding sequence ATGGAGCACCTGATTGATCGCTACAACAGGCCGGTTACCAATCTCAGGATAAGCCTTACTCCTAAGTGCAACCTGAAATGTTCATACTGCCACAGGGAAGGAGAAAAAAAATCCGGCGGGGAGATCTCGAAAGAGGACCTTCGCGAGATCTTCAGTGTTGCGGAGCTCTTCAATATAAACAGCGTGAAGCTGACCGGCGGAGAACCGCTTCTCAGGAAGGATATCTGCGAGATCATCTCCATGATCCCTGAAAGCATGCAGTCTTCACTTACAACAAACGGCACTCTTCTTGCGGATTGTGCACATGAACTAAAACAAGCTGGCCTGTCAAGAGTCAATGTAAGCATAGACAGTCTGAACAGGGAGCGCTATAAAGAGATAAGCGGCGTGGACTCTCTTGACAAAGTCCTGGCAGGTATAGATGCGGCACTGAAAGAGGGCCTTACCCCAGTAAAACTTAATGTCGTGATGCTTAACGGGATAAACGACAGCGAGATCGAAGACTTCATAGAATTCGCAAAAACAAAAGAAAACCTGATACTGCAGTTTATAGAACTGATGGATTTCAGCAGTGGCGAATGCAAAGGATTTGACATCAATAAGCTTGAGGAGGATCTTAAAGCCCGGTCCAAAACCATAATTACAAGAAGGATGCACCACCGGAAGAAATACTGTCTCGAAGGGGCCGAGATAGAGATTGTAAAACCGATGCATAACAATGAATTCTGCTCTCACTGCAACCGGCTCAGGATCACGTCGGACGGTTTCCTGAAACCGTGCCTTCTCAGGAACGACAATCACATCGACATAAGGGGAAAACGCGGCAGGGAGATGGAAGACCTCTTCAGGGCCGCAGTCGATGCGAGGGAACCTTTCTTCAAATAG
- a CDS encoding indolepyruvate ferredoxin oxidoreductase subunit alpha, translating to MVAVVDADKCTGCETCVDVCPSEAINMEDGIAVVDADACVDCESCVDECPAEAIHME from the coding sequence ATGGTAGCAGTTGTAGACGCTGATAAATGCACAGGCTGTGAAACCTGCGTAGATGTCTGTCCTTCTGAAGCAATTAATATGGAGGATGGCATTGCCGTCGTTGACGCTGATGCATGTGTAGATTGTGAATCCTGTGTGGATGAGTGCCCTGCAGAGGCAATCCACATGGAGTAA
- a CDS encoding ArgE/DapE family deacylase, translated as MNERPDVVKLCSELVRIDSENPPGDTSAVIDYIQNIFENFDIPFLRTDLPGGKSNIQTVLQNRPLLLLGHVDVVPAMPDGWEYDPFSGKIVDGYIFGRGTADMKGGCAAIITAFIDKWLENRDIPANLCFVCDEESGGPSGTRHLIREGLLQPCDCLIAECTPSLHPSIGQKGILRMRIEFNGEPGHGSLYPEVGVSSIEKALEFVCHVREINRRTYPVSEEFDCIIKESGKIIGKATGISSVENILKKVTYNPGIIRGGERVNIVAQKCCLELEMRIPWGCSPEELLEELGSICTSDRITAKEFSWPTYTDENSDIVRIALENIQKVYKDTPSPFVQWAATDARFLRKNGFNVIEYGPGEINTLHGVNEAVSIEELKKSVEVYKGIIQYYTGE; from the coding sequence ATGAACGAAAGACCCGATGTTGTGAAATTATGTTCGGAGCTTGTAAGGATTGATAGTGAAAACCCTCCGGGCGATACATCGGCAGTTATTGATTACATACAAAACATTTTTGAAAATTTTGATATTCCGTTTCTGAGAACCGATCTTCCAGGTGGAAAAAGCAACATTCAGACAGTTCTCCAAAATCGTCCGCTCCTGCTCTTAGGCCATGTCGATGTGGTTCCTGCCATGCCCGACGGGTGGGAATATGATCCCTTCTCCGGTAAGATCGTCGACGGGTACATCTTCGGGCGCGGTACAGCGGATATGAAGGGCGGTTGTGCTGCAATAATAACGGCATTTATTGATAAGTGGTTAGAAAACCGGGATATCCCTGCCAACCTTTGTTTCGTCTGTGACGAAGAGTCCGGCGGACCGTCCGGGACCAGACACCTGATCAGGGAAGGTCTTTTACAGCCCTGCGATTGTCTCATTGCAGAATGCACGCCCTCTCTTCATCCATCCATAGGACAGAAAGGAATCCTGAGAATGAGGATCGAGTTCAACGGAGAGCCGGGACATGGTTCTCTTTACCCGGAAGTGGGAGTCAGTTCGATAGAAAAAGCACTTGAATTCGTCTGTCATGTAAGAGAAATAAACAGGAGGACATACCCGGTTTCAGAAGAATTCGATTGTATTATTAAAGAATCCGGGAAAATTATCGGGAAAGCGACAGGCATTAGTTCAGTTGAAAACATTTTGAAGAAAGTAACGTACAACCCCGGAATTATCAGGGGCGGAGAGAGGGTGAATATCGTTGCACAGAAATGCTGTCTCGAACTTGAAATGAGAATCCCATGGGGATGCAGTCCGGAGGAACTTCTGGAAGAGCTGGGTTCGATATGCACCAGTGACAGGATAACGGCAAAAGAATTCTCATGGCCGACGTATACGGATGAAAATTCCGATATTGTCAGGATAGCTCTTGAGAATATTCAAAAGGTATACAAAGATACCCCGTCTCCTTTTGTACAATGGGCGGCTACGGATGCGAGATTTTTAAGGAAAAACGGATTCAATGTCATAGAATACGGACCCGGCGAGATTAATACGCTGCACGGTGTAAACGAAGCGGTTTCAATTGAAGAATTAAAAAAGTCCGTAGAAGTGTATAAAGGAATTATTCAGTATTACACAGGGGAATAA
- a CDS encoding thiamine-phosphate synthase family protein, with translation MGPDGKEKVIEAVQKAVGKISEYMNPQLIPEVGMNIGFAISDATSVSDVAAVEGRIVRKGDAVFPVGDVKMGASDHVARIIITAMKYDPEMRAAANVRYSDAILKVLEDMPLEIRSFDRGREPAGVSTMDWGVASCCSEDDVPDVIYDLGAVGKEPMIRILGEDPASVVNNILMLSERINDKIL, from the coding sequence ATGGGCCCGGACGGAAAAGAGAAAGTAATCGAAGCGGTTCAAAAGGCGGTCGGAAAGATCTCGGAATACATGAACCCCCAACTGATACCGGAAGTCGGAATGAACATAGGGTTCGCGATTTCTGATGCGACATCTGTCAGTGACGTTGCAGCAGTGGAGGGCAGAATCGTCAGAAAAGGAGATGCCGTATTTCCTGTAGGGGACGTTAAGATGGGTGCAAGCGATCATGTGGCCCGGATTATAATTACGGCAATGAAATACGATCCTGAGATGAGGGCCGCCGCAAACGTCCGGTATTCCGATGCGATCCTTAAGGTACTGGAAGATATGCCGCTTGAGATCCGGTCGTTCGATCGGGGCAGAGAGCCTGCCGGTGTAAGTACGATGGACTGGGGTGTTGCATCATGCTGTAGCGAGGATGACGTGCCCGATGTAATATATGATCTGGGTGCAGTAGGAAAAGAGCCTATGATACGAATTCTCGGTGAAGATCCTGCCTCTGTTGTCAATAATATTCTTATGCTCTCAGAACGCATAAATGATAAAATATTGTAG
- a CDS encoding Mrp/NBP35 family ATP-binding protein: MTENKEESSCDGQCSSCPSAANCNDPQKAASGIQSKVQMNVKNVILVLSGKGGVGKSTVATNLAMALSNKGYNTGLADLDIHGPNIPKMLGIEDQKLGSYDGKTIEPVKVSGKLGVVSMAFLLPDTSSPVVWRGAMKNTAIKQFLEDVNWGELDYLVVDLPPGTGDEALSVAQLAPNIAGAVIVTTPQDVAILDSSKSVKFIEKLGLKVLGIIENMSGLVCPHCGDVIDLFGRGGGEKAAKELNVPYLGSIPIDPDMRIAGDEGKPFILKRDGSEQNKVTWQHVDEVMENILKQIDN; this comes from the coding sequence ATGACAGAGAATAAAGAAGAGTCATCATGCGACGGACAGTGTTCATCATGTCCTTCTGCAGCAAACTGCAATGATCCCCAGAAAGCGGCTTCAGGAATTCAGTCCAAAGTCCAGATGAACGTAAAGAACGTTATTCTTGTCCTGAGCGGGAAGGGAGGAGTCGGAAAGAGTACTGTAGCAACGAATCTTGCGATGGCGCTTTCGAACAAGGGATACAACACCGGCCTTGCCGACTTGGATATTCATGGCCCCAATATCCCGAAAATGCTCGGAATCGAGGACCAGAAGCTCGGATCATACGACGGAAAGACCATAGAACCGGTGAAAGTTTCAGGGAAGCTGGGTGTAGTTTCGATGGCATTCCTCCTGCCCGATACATCAAGCCCGGTCGTCTGGAGGGGCGCTATGAAGAATACTGCCATAAAGCAGTTTCTTGAAGATGTCAACTGGGGAGAACTTGACTATCTGGTAGTGGACCTTCCCCCGGGAACCGGGGATGAAGCACTTTCAGTCGCCCAGCTTGCCCCGAATATTGCAGGTGCCGTTATAGTGACAACACCACAGGATGTCGCAATTCTCGACTCGTCAAAGTCCGTCAAGTTCATTGAAAAACTCGGACTGAAGGTTCTCGGAATAATCGAGAATATGAGCGGACTGGTCTGCCCCCACTGCGGCGATGTAATCGATCTCTTCGGAAGAGGCGGCGGAGAAAAAGCTGCAAAAGAGCTCAACGTTCCATACCTCGGGAGCATCCCGATCGATCCTGATATGAGGATCGCAGGTGACGAAGGGAAGCCGTTTATTCTCAAAAGAGACGGGAGCGAACAGAACAAAGTCACATGGCAGCATGTCGATGAAGTAATGGAAAATATTCTTAAACAAATCGATAATTAA
- a CDS encoding DNA primase large subunit PriL, with product MPVELDKKDLAKYPFLKEAQKLVGESGYSIDSLIGKKSFIVKKGAERVEKAIKFDYNFDDVRLDMAEWEILSYAFARILISCLSERNLIGRLCRYESERASFFLQAEVPDKKNYIASVVGLNPDENRIPVIDYIGLCTALHDSKWRLINRDVGSGFVKIDKSEYDELIKERIRTMLEDQLPLKVGEEICVMLKSLTDELSAGYQEMLLEQFGEVDEDSFPPCMKAIINAVTEGTNIPHTARFSLTAFMHVIGMDSTQIVEVYTRAPDFDVEKTMYQVEHISGSGGTEYTPPSCPTMKTYGLCVNRDSYCKNISHPLSYYRARKKALKNSPAYNEEKPQSSQNKEENS from the coding sequence ATGCCGGTTGAGCTCGACAAGAAAGACCTTGCAAAATATCCTTTTTTAAAAGAAGCCCAGAAACTTGTCGGCGAAAGTGGTTACTCTATCGATTCTCTTATCGGTAAGAAATCCTTCATTGTCAAAAAAGGCGCTGAAAGGGTTGAGAAAGCAATAAAATTCGATTACAACTTCGATGATGTCCGGCTCGATATGGCCGAGTGGGAGATCCTGTCATATGCATTCGCAAGGATCCTGATCTCCTGCCTGAGTGAAAGAAATCTTATCGGCCGTTTATGCCGCTATGAATCTGAAAGGGCCTCTTTTTTTCTCCAGGCTGAAGTGCCGGATAAAAAAAACTACATAGCCTCTGTAGTCGGCCTTAATCCTGATGAGAACCGGATCCCTGTCATCGATTATATCGGCCTCTGCACGGCTCTGCACGATTCGAAATGGAGGCTGATAAACAGGGATGTTGGCTCAGGTTTTGTAAAGATCGATAAGAGCGAGTATGATGAACTGATAAAAGAGCGAATCAGGACGATGCTCGAGGATCAACTCCCCCTCAAGGTGGGTGAAGAGATCTGCGTCATGCTCAAATCCCTTACCGACGAACTTTCCGCAGGTTACCAGGAGATGCTCCTGGAGCAGTTCGGGGAGGTGGATGAAGACTCTTTCCCCCCGTGCATGAAAGCCATAATCAATGCAGTTACCGAAGGAACGAATATCCCTCATACCGCCCGCTTCTCACTCACGGCATTCATGCATGTAATCGGTATGGACAGCACCCAGATCGTTGAGGTCTATACACGCGCTCCTGATTTCGATGTGGAAAAAACGATGTACCAGGTCGAGCATATCTCAGGTAGCGGAGGAACCGAGTATACACCCCCGTCATGCCCGACTATGAAGACGTACGGATTATGCGTAAACAGGGATTCGTACTGCAAAAATATCAGCCATCCATTGTCATATTACAGGGCAAGAAAGAAGGCCCTGAAGAACAGTCCTGCATATAATGAGGAAAAACCTCAAAGCAGTCAAAATAAAGAAGAAAATTCCTGA
- a CDS encoding winged helix-turn-helix domain-containing protein, with protein MVVVNAVNKTGLPPSARILMRLLDDGKPRTFKDMTNEADIAPRTIRYALKRLKEKGLIIEKFNFRDARQVLYQKKEVPELGDSPDVATV; from the coding sequence ATGGTAGTTGTTAACGCTGTGAACAAAACAGGGCTTCCGCCTTCCGCAAGGATCCTGATGAGACTCCTTGATGACGGAAAGCCGCGAACGTTTAAGGACATGACAAACGAAGCCGACATAGCACCCCGTACTATACGCTATGCATTGAAGCGCTTAAAGGAGAAGGGCCTTATCATCGAGAAGTTCAACTTCCGTGACGCAAGGCAGGTTCTTTACCAGAAGAAAGAAGTGCCAGAACTTGGAGATTCTCCGGATGTGGCTACGGTATGA